Proteins from one Mesotoga infera genomic window:
- a CDS encoding AAA family ATPase: protein MPEIDFFGEKLKRNIAKVIVGKEEIIEKALAVLLSGGHVLINDVPGVGKTVFARSLAVSLGLDFRRIQCTPDLLPSDVTGLNVLDIKSNEFIFKKGPVFTEVLLVDEINRTTPRTQSALLEAMGERQVTIDGKTFFMARPFFVMATQNPVEFEGTFPLPEAQLDRFSISLSMGYPDEEYEVALLKGMLLEHPLESLKAVSSRDELLNIMKRVKETKVERSILEYVVAIVSKTRNHRDLSLGSSPRGSIAIVDAARALAGLRGRGFVIPDDVKEIAPEALSHRIMLKPEARLMRRKARDVVEEILQTVPVPLENERIEV from the coding sequence ATGCCGGAAATCGATTTCTTCGGTGAAAAGCTGAAAAGGAACATTGCCAAAGTGATAGTGGGTAAGGAAGAGATAATAGAGAAGGCGTTGGCCGTTCTTCTGAGTGGCGGCCATGTTCTTATAAACGATGTTCCCGGCGTTGGAAAGACTGTGTTTGCAAGAAGTTTGGCCGTTTCCCTGGGTCTGGACTTCAGGAGAATACAGTGTACACCCGACCTTCTTCCCAGCGATGTAACGGGACTTAATGTGCTGGATATCAAAAGCAACGAGTTCATCTTCAAAAAGGGACCTGTCTTTACGGAAGTACTTCTGGTAGACGAGATAAACAGAACCACTCCGAGAACCCAATCGGCCCTTCTCGAAGCAATGGGCGAGAGACAGGTTACAATCGACGGGAAGACCTTCTTCATGGCAAGACCTTTCTTTGTCATGGCAACCCAGAATCCCGTAGAGTTCGAAGGGACTTTTCCACTCCCCGAAGCCCAGCTCGACAGATTTTCTATTTCACTCTCGATGGGATATCCAGATGAGGAATACGAAGTAGCGCTTCTGAAAGGTATGTTGCTCGAGCATCCACTGGAAAGCCTCAAGGCCGTCTCCAGTAGAGATGAGCTGCTGAATATAATGAAAAGAGTTAAGGAAACAAAGGTAGAGAGATCGATACTGGAGTATGTGGTTGCGATAGTTTCTAAAACCAGGAATCACAGGGATCTTTCACTAGGTTCTAGCCCAAGGGGTTCGATCGCCATCGTCGATGCGGCCAGGGCACTGGCAGGACTCAGGGGAAGAGGATTCGTAATTCCCGACGATGTCAAGGAAATAGCTCCGGAGGCACTATCACATAGGATTATGCTCAAACCCGAAGCCCGTCTGATGAGACGAAAGGCCAGAGATGTCGTAGAGGAAATTCTGCAGACCGTTCCGGTTCCACTTGAAAATGAGAGAATTGAGGTTTGA
- a CDS encoding efflux RND transporter permease subunit, whose amino-acid sequence MLQSKLRGIASGISNLFKKAIDKAVSFSVAFPWIILIFFAALTIFFGTKTTSLKFETDIDNLATKSASEIKEIELAARDFSIWEPLYLVLVGDTRTLETWQRIALTTANLRKVENVARALSPLDSTYMTLQGFSVKSLPVTSATPSNEEELKVFRNNLSMSFDSRFSVSPSEDAVVVRLYIRGGLGSRGKKAIDEIQKILQDEWGEGGYYLTGEFFLGYSVDKTVVADVITLFPLAIAIVFLVTILSFRSIAGVLAPTITVLSTVVVTLGFMATLGKPLTIISAVLPVLLIAMSSADSIHIFSRYREEISRGSQKRQAITQSINSLVLPVVMTSLTTAAGFGSLVFSSIIPMKELGYFSVFGIIYAMLFSLLAVPALLSLLPAPRVDIASSRSVEEPFMDKLLYRFSMAVAEKRRIVLLISIAVALVCVVGITNVQFESNLSRYFRKGSAVSMGVINFEERFGGSSLLIIAVDSGKEGGVMTVDFMKALGEMEKVLDSFDILSRTSSFYSLVGSIYPGELNQGQITLIKSGIGSSGVQGYISKDSSKAAIHTYIRNTSTREISRTLVRVEKELRKFLPAGATLTLTGTPRVIQLHMESFSQSQAVSLLFSAIIVWLIVSLMFLSIFIGSIAMLPLLFTIVFSLGIMGLTGIPLDAATVLVASISVGVGIDYSIHFIERVKSELKLGNSLERASNKASRTAGRAILINAVTLISGFSILAFSNFLTVSAFGILMTFTMATSSVAALVIIPAILNSRRLSDKILKALLRTDAKEKGSKIPF is encoded by the coding sequence TTGCTGCAGTCGAAATTACGGGGTATCGCGTCTGGAATTTCGAATCTCTTCAAGAAAGCTATCGATAAGGCCGTTTCCTTCAGCGTGGCGTTTCCCTGGATTATACTGATTTTCTTTGCAGCACTCACGATCTTCTTTGGAACGAAGACAACTTCTCTGAAATTCGAGACGGACATAGACAATCTAGCGACGAAATCGGCCAGCGAAATAAAAGAGATAGAGCTGGCTGCGAGAGACTTCTCAATTTGGGAACCGCTCTATCTGGTCCTCGTTGGTGATACGAGAACACTGGAAACCTGGCAAAGGATAGCGCTGACAACAGCGAACCTGCGGAAGGTAGAAAATGTAGCGCGTGCTTTGAGCCCTCTCGATTCGACTTACATGACTCTTCAAGGTTTCAGTGTTAAGAGCCTGCCAGTAACCTCTGCGACTCCTTCTAACGAAGAAGAACTCAAAGTATTCCGTAATAATCTTTCCATGAGTTTTGATAGCCGTTTCTCCGTCAGTCCTTCGGAAGATGCGGTCGTTGTGAGGCTGTACATTAGAGGCGGTCTAGGTAGCCGAGGAAAGAAAGCCATTGACGAAATTCAGAAGATACTGCAAGATGAATGGGGTGAAGGGGGCTACTATCTCACTGGAGAGTTCTTCTTAGGCTACTCGGTCGACAAAACGGTTGTTGCGGATGTGATAACTCTCTTCCCGCTGGCCATAGCCATTGTATTTCTAGTCACAATACTGAGCTTCAGAAGCATCGCGGGAGTGCTGGCTCCGACAATCACTGTGCTTTCTACTGTTGTGGTGACTTTAGGCTTCATGGCCACGCTCGGCAAACCCCTCACGATAATTAGCGCCGTCTTACCCGTTTTGCTGATAGCAATGAGCAGCGCCGACAGCATACATATTTTCAGTAGATACCGCGAAGAAATCTCGCGTGGCAGTCAGAAAAGACAGGCGATAACACAATCGATTAACTCTTTGGTGTTGCCGGTAGTTATGACCTCGCTGACGACTGCTGCTGGTTTTGGCTCACTCGTATTCTCTTCTATCATTCCGATGAAAGAACTTGGCTACTTCAGCGTTTTCGGAATTATCTACGCTATGTTGTTTTCATTGCTGGCCGTTCCCGCATTACTTTCTTTGCTTCCCGCACCCAGGGTTGATATAGCCTCTTCCAGAAGCGTAGAAGAACCTTTCATGGACAAGCTGTTGTACAGATTTTCCATGGCGGTGGCGGAGAAGAGACGGATCGTGTTGCTGATTTCGATAGCCGTGGCCCTAGTCTGTGTAGTCGGTATCACAAACGTACAGTTCGAATCGAATTTATCAAGATACTTTAGAAAGGGAAGCGCCGTATCCATGGGTGTTATCAACTTTGAAGAGAGGTTCGGCGGCTCCTCCCTATTAATAATCGCTGTCGATTCGGGAAAAGAAGGCGGAGTAATGACTGTGGATTTTATGAAGGCGCTAGGTGAGATGGAAAAAGTGCTGGACAGTTTCGATATACTCTCTAGAACATCTTCTTTCTACAGCCTGGTAGGTTCGATCTATCCGGGAGAACTCAACCAGGGACAGATAACGCTTATAAAATCGGGCATCGGAAGCTCGGGGGTACAAGGGTACATTAGCAAGGATTCTTCGAAGGCCGCTATACACACGTATATCAGAAATACCAGTACGCGCGAGATATCCAGAACACTGGTTCGCGTAGAAAAAGAACTTCGAAAGTTTTTACCGGCCGGCGCCACACTCACCCTCACGGGCACGCCGCGCGTAATCCAATTACACATGGAGAGCTTCTCCCAGAGCCAGGCGGTCAGTCTCCTGTTCTCGGCGATTATAGTCTGGCTTATAGTTTCTCTTATGTTCCTTTCGATTTTCATAGGTTCTATCGCCATGCTACCACTGCTTTTCACGATAGTTTTCAGTTTGGGAATCATGGGATTAACTGGAATACCTCTTGATGCTGCAACCGTTCTGGTGGCGAGCATATCTGTGGGGGTCGGAATAGATTATTCGATACATTTCATAGAAAGGGTCAAGTCCGAACTTAAACTGGGTAACTCTCTGGAAAGGGCCAGCAACAAGGCGTCCCGTACGGCAGGACGCGCAATACTCATAAATGCAGTAACTCTCATCTCGGGTTTTTCGATACTCGCCTTTTCCAACTTTCTTACGGTGTCGGCATTTGGAATACTTATGACCTTCACGATGGCCACCAGTTCCGTGGCAGCTCTGGTGATTATACCGGCCATACTGAACTCGCGAAGACTTAGTGATAAAATATTGAAAGCACTTCTAAGGACGGATGCTAAAGAAAAAGGGAGTAAGATACCGTTCTAG
- a CDS encoding MFS transporter, which translates to MRKNVFLLLIYTFISTITISMYRVVFNLYLRELGFYNNTIGNITSAQLWGSAIIGLIASVIADRIGKRKILFFSAIVVPVVGIALAYIADPGVIILLSFIKGGFTVTVFTVVMAAMTGVTKTENRARIFGLNFGINMASGVVGNFVGGFFGDLFGLQSTLLISMLGHFVAIIPVIQLQVIDTKSRFKELFDFSSLEHDEKKVLTYYFASTALVGFGAGLFIHFGNLIFKDLFNMSATGIGIALSIAQFGTAAGSVMSHRLGRRFGPLRFNLAMQLLVVPLMLSLVVAREPILFTMLYALRFVFMNITNPIMTSIIYSYVPNSKLSTISGLNGFLNNTVRAIAAIVFGYIVGTYISGYGQLFLLSTVFYGINSFVIFLFYREFGTKNRVMELYEERNSRA; encoded by the coding sequence TTGAGGAAAAACGTTTTTCTACTCCTGATTTACACGTTCATATCAACGATAACCATCTCCATGTACCGGGTAGTGTTTAACCTTTATCTCAGAGAATTGGGCTTTTATAACAACACCATTGGCAACATTACATCGGCCCAGCTATGGGGTTCGGCAATAATAGGTCTTATAGCTTCCGTAATTGCCGATAGGATTGGAAAGAGAAAGATACTGTTTTTTTCGGCTATCGTCGTGCCGGTTGTTGGAATCGCTCTAGCTTACATTGCCGACCCGGGTGTTATTATATTGCTTTCATTCATAAAAGGTGGCTTCACGGTGACGGTCTTTACCGTAGTGATGGCCGCTATGACCGGAGTCACGAAGACGGAAAACAGGGCGAGAATCTTTGGGTTGAACTTCGGGATAAACATGGCGAGCGGTGTTGTTGGTAATTTTGTGGGTGGCTTTTTTGGAGATCTCTTTGGATTGCAGTCGACTCTTTTGATTTCTATGCTCGGGCACTTTGTTGCCATAATTCCCGTCATCCAGTTGCAGGTAATCGATACAAAGTCGAGATTCAAAGAACTCTTCGATTTCTCGAGTTTAGAGCATGACGAAAAAAAGGTTCTAACTTACTACTTCGCATCTACGGCATTAGTAGGCTTCGGTGCCGGGCTCTTCATACATTTCGGGAATCTTATATTCAAAGATCTCTTCAATATGTCGGCCACGGGTATAGGCATAGCCCTCTCGATCGCGCAATTTGGAACGGCCGCCGGTTCAGTCATGTCTCATCGTCTGGGCAGGCGTTTTGGACCTTTGAGATTCAATCTTGCGATGCAGCTGCTGGTAGTTCCGCTTATGCTCTCTCTCGTAGTTGCGCGCGAGCCGATACTCTTCACGATGCTGTATGCCTTAAGGTTCGTGTTCATGAACATAACTAACCCTATAATGACATCCATAATCTATTCATACGTTCCGAATTCGAAACTGTCCACAATATCCGGTCTGAACGGTTTTTTGAACAACACAGTCAGGGCTATTGCCGCGATTGTCTTCGGTTACATTGTCGGCACATACATTAGCGGATATGGCCAGCTCTTCCTTCTTAGCACAGTATTCTACGGAATAAACTCGTTCGTGATCTTCCTCTTCTACCGAGAGTTCGGGACCAAGAACAGGGTGATGGAGCTTTACGAAGAGCGGAACTCTCGAGCGTGA
- a CDS encoding manganese efflux pump MntP, producing MESILIAFGLAMDAFAVSICVGVSLEKITPGQIFRVSFHFGFFQFMMPLLGWLLSSRFEKYIESFDHWIAFALLSFIGSKMFLEVFKKEEERLCLDRTRGVHLIMLSLATSIDALAVGIAFALLKKPVLETAVVIGLVTASLSFLGIKGGHKLGEKFGKSMQAIGGLVLVSIGLKILIEHIFSH from the coding sequence ATGGAAAGCATTCTTATAGCTTTTGGTCTGGCAATGGACGCGTTCGCGGTATCGATATGTGTCGGTGTTTCTCTGGAGAAAATCACACCCGGACAGATCTTCAGGGTGTCTTTCCACTTCGGATTCTTTCAGTTCATGATGCCTTTACTCGGATGGCTTCTGAGTTCGAGGTTCGAAAAGTACATCGAGTCTTTCGATCACTGGATAGCCTTCGCGCTCCTCTCCTTCATCGGAAGCAAGATGTTTCTCGAAGTCTTCAAGAAAGAAGAGGAAAGACTGTGCCTCGATAGAACCAGAGGAGTGCATCTTATAATGCTATCTTTAGCCACTTCGATAGATGCCCTCGCTGTGGGGATAGCCTTCGCTTTGTTAAAGAAACCCGTTCTGGAAACTGCCGTTGTTATAGGTTTAGTAACGGCCTCTCTCTCCTTTCTTGGAATAAAGGGGGGGCACAAACTTGGCGAAAAATTCGGGAAGTCGATGCAGGCGATAGGCGGTCTGGTGCTTGTATCGATCGGATTGAAGATCCTTATAGAACACATTTTCAGCCACTGA
- a CDS encoding GNAT family N-acetyltransferase translates to MEILPYSKDRQEEIMMVEKFYAEKYPFAESFDVLDLKNPLLNGRKNILLALQSGKVVGFSKFLSRQNFSSKFYHHIWLDIKTVPFNGAHEVMKKLFQSSIRPIRESTKSYFRAAGTRICVKLHESETERSRFFEELGFLPWIDFYYMERDLELPVMPVKLPESLLVKVWKPKKEPEILKYLSAEQSCFPDSPLEYRYLNYFFQRPDWKSQGAVIAVFDGKENLVASLMVYPSSNGVYYTEEVFVVNRWRGKGVARALMSEALIYLQNRQARSALLSVTSDRTTALKIYRECGYVHTFTRKVLVLPI, encoded by the coding sequence ATGGAGATACTGCCCTATTCGAAAGACAGACAGGAAGAGATAATGATGGTGGAAAAATTCTACGCGGAGAAGTACCCGTTCGCCGAGAGTTTTGATGTCTTAGACCTCAAGAATCCTCTCCTCAATGGAAGAAAAAATATTCTTCTCGCACTTCAAAGCGGAAAAGTCGTAGGTTTTTCGAAATTCCTTTCACGACAGAACTTCTCCAGTAAATTTTATCATCACATATGGCTAGATATAAAAACCGTCCCCTTCAACGGGGCTCACGAAGTTATGAAAAAGCTTTTTCAAAGTTCTATCCGTCCGATAAGAGAATCCACGAAGTCTTATTTCAGGGCTGCCGGAACGAGAATCTGTGTAAAACTTCACGAAAGCGAGACGGAAAGAAGCAGGTTCTTCGAGGAGCTGGGATTCCTTCCATGGATCGATTTCTATTACATGGAAAGAGATCTCGAACTTCCGGTAATGCCTGTAAAACTTCCCGAGAGTCTGTTGGTGAAAGTCTGGAAGCCAAAGAAAGAACCGGAGATCCTCAAATATCTGAGTGCCGAACAGTCATGTTTTCCAGATTCTCCGCTGGAATACAGGTACTTGAATTACTTTTTCCAGAGACCAGACTGGAAATCCCAAGGGGCCGTTATAGCGGTTTTTGATGGCAAAGAAAACCTTGTCGCGAGTTTAATGGTGTATCCATCGAGCAACGGCGTATATTACACCGAAGAAGTCTTCGTCGTGAACAGATGGAGGGGAAAGGGGGTGGCGAGAGCCCTGATGTCGGAGGCTCTAATCTATTTGCAGAATAGACAGGCCAGAAGCGCCCTCCTTTCCGTGACATCCGACAGGACGACGGCGTTGAAGATATACAGGGAATGCGGTTACGTGCATACTTTTACCAGAAAAGTCCTTGTCTTGCCAATATGA
- a CDS encoding DUF2087 domain-containing protein, whose protein sequence is MEFVELFWKASIEDLKRGYSLIERNYVCHYCGMGFEEGVVYTVNGIFFDAKKAVEEHIKSVHGSVFESMMARERKHTGLTELQSELMSGFFSGLDDGEIARKMNINRSTVRNHRFRLKEKARQAKIFLVLFELMEEKIKEEDRMIGVHRGATMIDDRYAITETEREEKIKKFFEEDGILKRFPKKEKDKLIVLMKIAGDFASNRIYSEKEVNEILKRYYEDYVLLRRYLIEYGFITRKPDGSSYWSIF, encoded by the coding sequence ATGGAATTTGTGGAACTTTTCTGGAAGGCGAGTATAGAAGATCTTAAGCGTGGCTATTCACTGATCGAGAGAAATTATGTCTGCCATTACTGTGGAATGGGCTTCGAAGAAGGAGTAGTTTACACGGTCAATGGGATTTTCTTCGATGCGAAAAAGGCCGTTGAAGAGCACATAAAATCCGTTCACGGTTCTGTTTTCGAATCCATGATGGCGAGAGAGAGAAAACACACTGGTCTGACGGAACTTCAAAGTGAGCTGATGAGTGGATTTTTCAGCGGTCTGGATGACGGAGAGATAGCCAGGAAAATGAATATCAACCGTTCGACAGTCAGAAACCATCGGTTTCGCCTTAAAGAGAAGGCCAGACAGGCGAAAATCTTCCTGGTTCTTTTCGAGCTGATGGAAGAGAAAATCAAAGAGGAAGACAGGATGATCGGTGTTCACAGAGGCGCGACCATGATCGACGACAGATATGCAATAACCGAAACGGAAAGGGAAGAAAAAATAAAAAAGTTCTTCGAAGAAGACGGTATTTTGAAAAGATTTCCAAAGAAGGAAAAAGACAAGCTGATTGTTCTCATGAAAATAGCCGGGGATTTCGCCAGCAACCGCATCTACTCGGAAAAAGAAGTTAATGAAATTTTGAAACGATACTACGAGGATTACGTGTTGTTGAGAAGATACCTGATCGAATACGGTTTCATAACCCGCAAGCCCGATGGCAGTAGCTACTGGTCGATTTTCTGA
- a CDS encoding flavodoxin family protein, whose product MESNNQKKVLVVYYSYDNSTKTIAEMIANETGADLFELVPLEESGGKRVKYMWEGESVIMNPNPRLKAIPDKMEDYDLIFFGTPVWAMSYAPPFESLLNSTRLYGKNVALFCTHEGLMGIVFQEMINKLKDNKIVGTIDFYDPVGSGIEYAAKAGRNWARHVLKSVIEP is encoded by the coding sequence ATGGAGTCAAACAATCAAAAGAAGGTACTTGTCGTTTATTATTCCTATGATAACAGCACGAAAACCATAGCCGAAATGATCGCCAACGAAACCGGAGCCGACCTCTTCGAGCTGGTTCCACTTGAGGAGAGCGGTGGAAAGAGAGTGAAGTATATGTGGGAGGGAGAAAGTGTGATAATGAATCCTAATCCCCGTTTGAAAGCGATACCGGATAAAATGGAAGATTACGATCTTATATTTTTCGGAACTCCTGTTTGGGCCATGAGTTACGCTCCGCCGTTCGAAAGTCTGTTAAATTCCACTCGGTTGTATGGAAAGAACGTCGCGCTTTTCTGCACGCACGAAGGACTCATGGGAATAGTTTTTCAGGAGATGATCAACAAGCTCAAGGATAACAAGATAGTGGGAACGATCGATTTCTACGATCCGGTCGGTTCGGGAATCGAGTACGCGGCAAAAGCCGGTAGAAACTGGGCTAGACACGTCCTTAAATCGGTCATAGAACCGTGA
- a CDS encoding MATE family efflux transporter: MKDLTSGNEGSLIVKFAIPMLLGNVFQQLYNTVDSIIVGNVVGKEALAAVGASFPIMFLLLSLIMGVTMGATILISQYFGAKDYEKLKKTLDTTYIFLFFGSIAISILGVLLSGPILRLMNTPQDIVGQAQTYLNIIFAGMLTLFGYNAISAILRGLGDSKTPLYFIIIATLLNIVLDLVFVMTFGWGIAGVAWATIISQGVSFLSGILYLNKNHDFLGIKLKGMRFDGEIFKKSLRIGLPAGVQQMLFSLGMMALQFLVNGFGTNTVAGFIAATRVDTFASMPIFSFGAAISAFAGQNLGAGKMERVKRGHRVTLLVSVSLAFITAIFIFLFGGFMIRLFNSDPEVVRIGSNYLKIVSAFYGVVAWMFITTGVMRGAGDTFVPMIISLLSLWLIRVPLAAIFSGFMGESGIWWSIPVAWSVGLILTLIYYRTGRWKSKVVVKNVRMD; the protein is encoded by the coding sequence GTGAAAGACTTAACCAGTGGAAACGAAGGCAGTCTAATCGTCAAATTCGCTATCCCGATGCTTCTGGGAAATGTATTTCAGCAGCTTTACAACACTGTGGACTCGATAATAGTGGGAAATGTGGTGGGCAAAGAGGCACTCGCGGCCGTCGGGGCTTCCTTTCCGATCATGTTCCTCCTTCTATCACTGATAATGGGAGTAACTATGGGAGCCACCATTCTGATTTCGCAATACTTCGGAGCGAAGGACTATGAAAAACTTAAAAAGACTCTAGATACAACGTATATATTTCTCTTTTTTGGATCGATCGCAATTTCCATTCTTGGAGTCCTTCTCAGCGGACCAATTCTTAGATTGATGAACACCCCTCAGGACATAGTAGGCCAAGCGCAAACTTATCTGAACATAATTTTCGCAGGAATGCTTACGCTTTTCGGTTACAATGCAATAAGCGCCATACTCAGAGGTCTTGGAGATTCTAAAACGCCTCTCTATTTCATAATAATAGCCACTCTCCTCAACATAGTGCTCGATCTAGTTTTCGTTATGACCTTCGGCTGGGGCATCGCCGGTGTTGCCTGGGCGACCATAATCTCCCAGGGCGTTTCCTTCCTCTCTGGAATCCTATACTTGAACAAAAACCACGATTTCCTCGGTATCAAACTAAAAGGAATGAGATTCGATGGTGAGATCTTCAAAAAGTCTCTTAGAATCGGCCTACCCGCAGGAGTTCAACAAATGCTTTTCTCTTTGGGTATGATGGCTCTGCAATTTTTAGTGAATGGTTTCGGCACCAACACCGTGGCCGGCTTCATCGCGGCGACTCGGGTTGATACCTTCGCATCGATGCCGATATTTAGCTTCGGCGCGGCCATATCGGCCTTCGCGGGACAGAATCTCGGCGCGGGAAAAATGGAGAGAGTCAAGCGCGGTCACCGGGTAACTCTACTGGTTTCGGTCAGTCTTGCATTCATCACGGCGATCTTCATCTTTCTGTTCGGAGGATTCATGATAAGACTGTTCAATTCAGATCCCGAGGTAGTAAGAATAGGTTCGAATTACCTCAAAATCGTTAGCGCCTTCTACGGAGTCGTGGCCTGGATGTTTATCACAACGGGCGTGATGAGAGGCGCGGGCGATACGTTTGTTCCGATGATAATCTCCTTACTTTCGCTCTGGCTTATAAGAGTGCCTCTAGCGGCGATTTTCTCGGGGTTCATGGGCGAAAGCGGCATATGGTGGTCGATTCCCGTGGCGTGGAGCGTTGGATTGATACTCACTTTGATCTACTACCGCACCGGCCGATGGAAGAGTAAAGTCGTGGTGAAGAACGTCCGGATGGATTAA
- a CDS encoding LTA synthase family protein: MKKTYNWTVETVSLLASTSLIKVFFFYIYTAQTLKLSNIIGTIVWYFFLLIIFQVLFRGRFFLLYCIVSCVLFIDFLYFQYFGFLPSVKELAHVHQIGGVKSSIIYVMDPLSFLFIVDLFPVGLYLRRKLSKVNETGEKSDRRVQWLAMFLILFMSLLLPFISESLQPYFVFNRYGLFAYHLYDMARLALSKIKTPDLDENVTYSGYINKIAEKGNYFAVAKDRNIILVQLESFQDFLVDFYYNGQEVTPNLNRLISNNSIYFDEIYQQVGAGNTSDAEFVIINSMHCLGQISVYESHDQNSFYSLPALLNSKGFYTVAFHGNKGSFWNREKVYPSLGFDDFVSLEDMENDEIIGFGLSDLSFFRQVVSMTKSLPSPFFAFLVTLTSHNPYDIPGELHEIKLLPEHEGTLFGNYLQSVHYTDKALGVFISDLKRLGLYESSIVAIYGDHSGLYPFNKENRDIMTDLLGRPYDLVQAMNIPLVFHIPGSKLKVVNSIVGGQIDFFPTLLNLIGVVERNGILFGRDLNNSSDGFVSLTHYVPEGSFIDNRRIFIMSSDGILQNSIALDRATGEAIPPFSCLDGYKNSIQQIEASKYLILNDSISQLLGQHTLPSTNQ; encoded by the coding sequence TTGAAAAAAACTTATAACTGGACAGTCGAGACCGTCTCTTTACTTGCTTCAACGAGTCTGATAAAGGTTTTCTTTTTCTACATCTATACGGCTCAGACCTTGAAGCTCTCCAATATAATCGGAACGATCGTATGGTATTTCTTTCTGCTTATAATCTTTCAGGTTCTATTCAGAGGCAGGTTCTTCCTGCTTTACTGTATAGTGTCTTGTGTGCTTTTTATAGATTTCCTTTATTTCCAGTACTTCGGATTCCTACCCTCGGTGAAGGAACTTGCCCATGTTCATCAAATAGGCGGCGTGAAGAGCAGTATAATCTATGTGATGGATCCGTTGAGTTTTCTATTCATAGTCGACCTTTTTCCTGTGGGATTATATCTGAGGCGAAAACTCTCGAAAGTGAACGAGACCGGTGAAAAATCGGACAGAAGAGTGCAGTGGCTGGCCATGTTTTTAATTCTTTTTATGTCTTTGTTGCTTCCATTCATCTCTGAATCGCTGCAACCTTATTTTGTTTTCAATCGATACGGACTCTTTGCTTATCATCTGTACGATATGGCCAGGCTGGCGCTGAGTAAGATCAAAACCCCCGACCTAGATGAGAATGTTACCTATAGTGGTTATATAAACAAAATTGCTGAAAAGGGGAATTATTTTGCGGTGGCAAAAGACAGAAACATCATTCTGGTACAGCTGGAATCCTTCCAGGATTTTCTGGTTGATTTTTACTACAACGGCCAGGAAGTTACCCCGAATCTCAACAGGCTGATTTCAAACAATTCCATCTATTTCGATGAGATCTACCAACAAGTCGGGGCAGGCAACACATCGGACGCGGAATTTGTAATAATCAATTCCATGCACTGTCTTGGGCAGATCTCTGTCTATGAATCACATGATCAGAACAGTTTTTATAGCCTTCCGGCGCTACTGAATTCTAAGGGGTTCTACACGGTTGCATTCCACGGAAATAAAGGTTCCTTCTGGAACCGGGAGAAAGTTTATCCCTCTTTGGGATTCGACGACTTTGTGAGTCTTGAGGATATGGAAAACGACGAAATCATAGGTTTCGGTTTGAGCGATCTCTCCTTTTTCAGGCAGGTAGTGTCGATGACAAAATCTCTACCCTCTCCTTTTTTCGCTTTCCTTGTCACACTCACCAGTCATAATCCTTACGACATTCCCGGTGAGCTTCATGAAATTAAGTTGCTTCCTGAACATGAGGGGACGCTTTTTGGCAACTATCTCCAGTCGGTCCATTACACGGATAAAGCTCTGGGGGTTTTCATATCCGATCTGAAACGCCTTGGTCTCTATGAGAGCTCAATCGTTGCTATATACGGTGACCATTCTGGTCTCTATCCATTCAATAAGGAGAACAGGGATATTATGACCGATCTTCTTGGTAGGCCTTACGACCTGGTTCAAGCCATGAACATACCTTTGGTTTTTCATATACCAGGTTCTAAGCTCAAGGTTGTTAACTCCATAGTAGGAGGCCAGATAGATTTTTTCCCCACTCTCCTGAACCTGATTGGCGTCGTCGAAAGAAACGGAATACTGTTCGGCAGAGACCTCAACAACTCGTCGGATGGCTTCGTATCACTGACACATTATGTGCCGGAAGGCTCTTTCATAGATAATAGAAGGATATTTATAATGTCCAGCGACGGGATTCTTCAGAACAGCATAGCCTTAGACAGAGCCACTGGAGAGGCGATCCCCCCGTTCAGCTGTCTGGATGGTTACAAAAACTCTATTCAGCAAATAGAAGCTTCGAAATATCTAATATTGAATGATTCTATTTCTCAGCTTTTAGGTCAGCACACTCTCCCAAGTACTAACCAATAA